The genome window TCAGCGTCTTTAGCTGAGAAGAGATGCTCATCAGATGGAGTGGATGGGAATACTGCCCCCTGGAGAAGCAACAGGTCCAGAGCAAAAAGTGCTGTTCAAATCAGTCAGCCTGGCAAACCAAGTCAGGACAACGCCTCAGAGGGAGTGGATGGAGAAAGTCTTTTATCGGCTAGTACTGAATACAAGTCTGTGGAGGTAAAAGCCATTGAGGAGGTCAGTTCCTTGGCCTCAACACCATTCAGCATCTGCCAGCTGATGACTCCCGTCATTCCCTCCAGACAGCCAACAGAAACATCAGAAATCCTCCTGTCTTCCGCCCTCGACCTTCCCCTCAGGCCGCACTCTGAGGCCAAAGTGGCCCCCGAACCTCCAGTTAAGCGAGACAGCTACAAGTCGCTCGCGTTCAGTATCCTGTTCAACCTCAAAGACAACAGGAAAAGGGTGAAAAGTCGCTACAGCCCGCGGAAATTCAAGACTTCGGAATTGCCTGTGGGTGGCAGCCAGTCTCCTCAGTCGGATTATGTGGGAAACACCCAGCCTGGTTCAGAGGGCAATGCTTCTGGATTAAGCACACCTGCTGTTTCAAGAGATGAACAGCCCTTTTGTAGTCCTGCCATAGAGCCTACCAGCCCTTCAGCTGTCGGTCTACCTAAACCTGAAGCTGACAGGCCTTTGTCAGATGACTATTTGCTATCAAATCTACTACTATCTAAAAAGGAAGGAGTAGGTACCGATTCTTGTGGGGAGGAGAATCCTATTTCCTCTTTGATACACTCAAAAAAGAACAAGAGCCCCTTGAGTAAAAAGCAAAACTACCCCTCTCTGAATTTGTACAGGAAAGCTAGCCCCGTTGACAATGCTATGAAATATCTTCAAGTCCCTCAGAGCACTGGAGCTCCTGAACACATAGATCAGCCACAGGAGACAAATGGACTTTCACCACTCAGGCGCAACAAAGAACGCTCTCCAAAACTACTGCCAACAAACACTGAGCTTTCACCAAATGCCTTAGATGTCAACAAAGATCATCCGACCGTGATATTTCCTCATGCAACTGAGAAAGAGAGGCTGTCAACAAATTCATCAGCAGGAAAAAGTGCCCCTGAGGTAGCAGACAAATCAGACCAGCTaatgaaagacaaaaaggaGTCTGGACTACAGCCTATGTCTAAGGGAAAAGACACCAGTGGCCAAAAAGCCATTACAATGGATGTGATCAGAGCAGCAAGAGAAGCAATTAATGCGGAAAAAAGTAAAGCTCTGTCTGTGACTCTGTCAGACATTAGCAATAAATCGGACatagaagaagagagagagaaagaaacagatATGGTTGGATGTGAAGAGTTTAGTAGCAGGAGGGAGAGTAATGTCAAGAAAGACCCTCCCCCAGTTCCAAAGAGAAATTTTAGTAAATCTGATATTTATCATGTTCTCGACCAACAGGCAACACGTAGTATTACTAGTCCCAGTAAAAGTGAATTATCAGCAAAGGAAAGTGAGTCTCTCCTGAAACAAGACAAGCTCAAACGTGTATTCTCagccaaacaaaacaattacataAAACATCAGCGATACGCAGTGGGAGACGATGAGCAAGTGAAGGACTGTGTGGAGGATGATCTGAACGTGAGCGTGAGGAGAGAGATGGATGAGGACATGGCGTTAGCGCGGGAGAAAGACGAGAGTGAGAATTTGATTAATGACTTGCTCGCTTCGAGAGAGCTGGAGAGAGCAAGGCTCGGAGAGAAGACAAAGCACAAGCTAGGAGGTGCTAACGCAAATGAGGAGGCTAAGGTTAAAAACAATTTGATCTCAAGGGAGCTTCGTAACATTAAGAAAGGCATGTTAGCTATGAGAGGGAATACGCTGGCTAAGAAGGAGCTTTTTgcaaagaaggagaaagagctgGTGAAGCCTGAAGCTTTTACAAAGCTAGACAGTAATGTAATAGTCAACAAGGCACTTATAAATGATAACTATGACAAAGCCAAGATGGCACTAGAAGAAATTAttgcagagaggcagaaaagaaagaaaataacagACCACGATGTGAATACAGTAAATGAGAAGAATGCTAGTGATGAATGTTACACAACAAAGGTACAGCAAAGTAAAGACGCTATGAAGCCTATGACAGAAGGCAATGATACGCTAAGTGAGCACACTCTTGCACTAAAGGAGAAGGACCTGAAGGAGAGATTAGAGGATCTTAGAGACTACAATCACATGAGACAGATCTTGGCACAGACTGAACCAGTGTTTGGTGAGAGTCACCGATGGGGTGGTAGGATAGCTTTACCGGGCATGAAGAAAACCGACTCGAAGGAGCCGACTGCACTCCTTCAAGCTCAGGATTCACTAACTAATACACCTAGCTTAGAATCAGAGGGGACACATTCAGGACAAGTATCAAGACAGGTGTCTGAGGAGAATGGGAGATTCTGGGGGCTGACACAGGTGGCAGGAGGTCAGATGCTCCTCGTGTTCCTccaagaaacaaaaaaggaggCGGTAGAGGATGTGGAAGCGTTGCCAAGGAGACAGACGGCTTGCAAGAATCAGTATATGAGAACGGCCTGGAAAACGGTGAGGAAGGCTTAAAAGAGAGGATAGGCTCAGAAAAACTAGATATAGACCTACCCACCAAAGAACCTGCTCAAAGTGAAACCACCTGTGAAAAAGAGACGTGGGACCCAACTATTCCATTTACATGTGAACCCATGTTGCCTTCACAGTTTCAGTCTATAAATAGACTGTGCTCATCACCACAGCTCAGAGATGAGAAGAAAGCAAATATTTCCCAAAGGGAAGCACCAGTTGAAAGCATTTCCAAGGTGCAGGAATCGTGCAAGCTGAAGCGAAAGGCCCCTTTAAGACCCGATTATGTGAACCCACCACATCATAATGTTGCTAGCAATCAAGTAGCAGACAatcaaacagagaaaacagttaAACACGAAGAGGAAGTAAACGTGGATGCAGATGGTGTTTGCGAGATCCCTCATAATGTAGTATCACCCTTACTATTAGTCAATGGCATTAGTGTCAATCAGAGCCCACCTGATCAATCTAGCTTGTCCTCAAAATCTTCGTACTTCTCTGCAGAGAGTGCCCTGCACAGAAATACAGAGACTGAATCCAATGTTTATCACTCGCTGGAGAACTTGGTCACTGAAGTGGAGGAAATCATTGAAGGAATGTGGAATGTTTCGCAAAACACGAAGCAGGAAACCAACCGGACCGAAGTGGATTTTCATGCTATGAGTGATCACGAAAGTGAGCCAGAGATTGTAAAGCAACCAGCAACACTTTGTCCAAAGGAGGCAGGAGCATTGTGCATCGAGGGAAAGGGAAGTGAAAATAATACGACTGACCGAAGCCAAGATCAAGATCAAAATAGCAAAACACCCTCTAGCACTTTCTCACCAACGTCGGGCGTCCCGTCCTTATTTAAAGTCAAAGACAATACTTTCAGCAACAAGTCAAGAAAGACAGTTCAGCCGTGGTCACGAACAACAAGTCTCAGTGGCTTAGAGAGGGAAGATGAAGGCTTTCATCAAATgaaggaacagctggagcttgTGGTTGCTAATGAAGCTATCATCAGTGCTGGACCTCAAGAGATGTTTACAGATCATTCCCTCCCTCTGTTGTCTCCAACAAAACTCCAAAATGAAAACCTACAAAAAGCTCAAGACCGGTTGTACCTCACCGTCCCAAATGAGGACGATAGGTTTTCTGAGGTCAGTCCGGCATCTGAAGGCCAGGAGAGTTTGACCACCAGCACGGCCGACACCGCTGATGAGACAGGAGCTAAGGCGGTAAAGTCACTAGAGCGCGACGTGCCAAAGGTTCCCAGTGAGCGCTCTGGATCCACCTGCAGCGCTAACGACAGCCAGACAGGGCTACCCAAACCCCCAGCTGTGCTGCCCAAGACCGAAAAGGCCGTTCTCAAGGCCATTAAGTTGGCAAACCGAaggatgaggaaggaggagTCCCAGAagtcgtccagcagcagcaaacacaaagcgGACAGACGCAAAGATGACAGAACCGAGagcaagagcagcagcagaaataacaGGAGCAATGAGAAAAGACACAGAGATGACAATCACCATCAGACCGGAGATCATCGCGGTAAACCCACCGAGGATGAAAACCTCGACGGCGGCAGAGCGGACGGGACCCATCGGCCTGGGAAGCAGAGCCAGAGAGGCAATGCCCACGATGCACAAGCTCTGCCCAGTCCTCCCGCAGAAAGGCAGGGCCGCAGCAGCGACAGACATGGCCGACGCAAGCCCGACCACAGACACTACAGCTGCGACAGAGTCATCAGCAACGTACCTGTCTACAAGGCCCACCTTGGCGACAGGCCCATGTCGGACAGGCCTTTTAATCGATCCCAGAGCACTGACAGGTACTTAGAATGCAAGCTAGAACGCAAGCCCAGCGCAGATGAGATCCTCGATCCGAGGTCCCAACACATCAAGAAATCAATCATGGAGGAGTTTCAACAAAGGGGAAGGGCCAGGGACAGGGCGAGCACAGAGAACCCCCTGAGAAGGAGCCACAGCATCGATGCTTATAGCACCGAGGTGTCCCGTCCCACCCCTGTGTCCCGCCAGTCCAGCCACACCAGCCACACCAGCCAGCTGTCCCGCCAGTCCAGCATCGAGCATACCATCGTCACACAGTCCTTCCCCATGACCCAGCGCAAACTCCTCCAGGACCCGGACTCTGGGCAGTACTTCTTCGTAGACATGCCCGTACAGGTCAAGACTAAAACCTTCTTTGACCCCGCGACGGGGAGCTACGTGCAGCTTCCCGTGCAGCCGACGGAAGGCGCCGTGCCTCAGGCGTCGCCCATGGAGGTCCTGACACCACCGCTGGTGGTTTACCACGGCTTCGTCCCAGTGCCTCTGTCGCCCCTGGCGCAGAAAGCTACCATCCAGGCCACTCACATGGAGCCGGAGGAGCGGAGGGCGAGGCGCTATCAGGAGGGACGTGCATACTTGGAGCCCATGTACAGTCAGTCTGAACACATGCTGGGGGAGTTTGTGGGCACCGAGGAGCTGGACTGTCCAAGCTGATACACCATGAAGTGTGTTACCAAACAATGGCGTTCATTGCATTCCCGgaatccttttattttgaaatgttgcCTGCCTGCAGTTGCAATGGACACATTTTGAGGTAATATTTTGCTCCTTACACACagattgaataaaaaaaataaaaacacagaatcaaCATAAGCAACCAATTAATTAGTCAAGGTTGTGCCATTTCTCAGTATATATCTTTAAAGTTTGTTTGGCTGTACTTGCCTTAACTTTGAAAAAGAGACAGAATCTCTGCAGCCTTTGTGAGTCTGTTGGGCCTCTATTAGTTTTTTTAAGGAAGACAATCTGACGGAGGATTTTACATTTGTGAGAGAATGGAGGCTGTTGGTTTGAACTTGTGTACGATAGTGTGCAATTTTTTTAGACAGATCAGGGACATGGATGATCCATGTACATAATGTAGGCTTTAATGTAAATTGTAAATGCTGATTTTGTTATAGTAAACTATTGTAAGTATTTTGTTTCTCCACTACGTTTCACTTGTTTTGTTGCCTCGTTTCACTCGCAGTCCCATTAACACTAGAATCCTGTATCAAAAGCGATTCACTTAAATGTAACTTTAATTTGTAATAGTTTTCAAATGACTAAACTAAAAAAACTGTTTGCATGCTGAAGTGGAAATTACAGTAACACTTGTAAATGCCTGTAATAGAATTATTGCGGTTGATGTCTGTATATAAGCAGAGGACATACAGGAATACTGGTTTTGCTGCATCGGCATTTTTCTAAACTAGAATCGAGCAGGGCTGTATTGTGTCTGTTATCCATTCCAATTAAAAATAACTGTTGCTCTAGATGCTTTCGTAGTGTTGTTTATTTCACCACACCCAGTTGGATTCAGTTGCTGGTGTGTAAATCCTGCCATCGAGTGGTCACTTTATGTAGAAATAGCAATGAACAAGGGTCTGATCTCGTGGGTTCCTTTTATTTTCGTATCCACACCGCTAGACAATAAAAGATGCATTTTtggacacatttaaaaaaatacagtttCTGATCCACATTAAATTTTTCTGTAAAATTCTTACAAACTCAGAgtttacatttcatttcttcattcatttttcttAAGTCAGCATAAAAGACACATCAGGCTTTTCTAATATCGGTTTTAAAAAAATGGACAATATTTACCGTCAAATTCtgctaaaactgaaaaaaaaaaaactgttaaagaAGTCAAACTCTCGAGAAAAGCTACAATATTTATTTCAATTAGTTCAACATTAATCAGTCACTCAATCAACAATTTAATCTGCAGCAATTTCGTTAATGACAAATCTGTTGTTCTATTATATTTGATCATCTTTGCTGCCCTACTGAGCGGACGCGATGGTGGCTTCACTTATTTCAAATACTGAAACCCTATTAGAAAAGAGGAAATGTTGGCCCACAACATTCAGAGTCATATAACAACCGTGGGAAGTGGGATCAGCAGTAAACTAACACAGGTGAACTAAACTTTAATGGGATGAGTGCAATATGAATCAGCTTATCTCAGGTTATTTGGACATTAGGGTGTCAAGTGTGGAATTCATGGTCTATTCCGGCATCTGGGCAGGAAGATATCTAAAGTAGGCAGAGAGAGGTTGACTGATAGCAAaggaatgtttttttaacaaaataatacaatatttaaacatagacattaaaatacagtgttttaatcagcagcatctccacaTCCACCATTGTCCCACTGTTATGTGatgtgtcagtcagtcagtgacagCCACAGCTCAATGCCACCATGTCATCATACTGCTTCAAAACTACGTTCTCCTCGTCGTCAAAATACAACAGACTGATGGACTGGAGTCTGTCGGGCACGCAGCAGGGCGCGCCCACGTCCTCGTGAAAGAGGCGGAGGGCATGCATGATAGAGCGCACCGTGGCGTGATTGGTTGCTCGGAGGCTCTCTCCCAGGGGGAACGGGCAGGAGCCCCGGCAGTGGAAGGCGTTGTAGCCGCGGGGGGAGATGATCCAGCCGGACCAGCCGATGTCCTcgaagtccacgaacaggggcACCCGCTGGCAGGGCAGCGTGGCGCCGCGAGGCGGGGAGCCGGGGGACGCGTGGCGCCGCTTGATGCGGTGGTCCTGGAGCTCAGGGGCTGCAGCGGCGGGCGGAGCTTGTCCTATGAGGAAACAACAATGGTGCCGTGTTATTACAAAATACACCTAACGATGATCACTCTATATGGGACCGGAACCCGTCATCATCTTACCCAGGTAGGTCTGGTTGGATGCTCCCGTCCTCCCATCATCTGAGAATATCACCAGGTAGGAGTTTGCCTTCATcagctctctgctctgtttAGGTGGAGACCTCACATGCTCCATCATGGAAGGAAGCGTGGTCACTACCAGGACTCCGTTGTTCTCCTGACTGTTTCGAATCCACTTCGACACCTGGAACCAAAGCGTGTCACCGGTAAACCGCTGTGTATGCAACAGTTTTTCATCATCACCGTACCGTAAGTGGTGATAAAGCGACACCTTAAATTCCAAAATAGAAGGTACAGGTACCATTTGCGTGACGTTGAAGACTTCCCATCCCTGCGTGTAGAGTGGCACCAGTCTGGAGGTGATCAGGTTTCCTCTCCACGGCTTCACTTGGCTGTCTATCACCTCATACAGATCCACCTGGACAGTCACAACGTCGCACAATTGGCTTAAGGATTTCCATTAAAGCAAATCCTGAATGGATATCTGATAATATTCTATTTGTTTCCAGTTGCTTGTTTGCTCTAGAAATTCCAGTGTGGACCAAACATAACATAAATATGGCTAAAATATTTTACCGTACCTTATAGAAATGAGGCCCATGCAACTTTCCTAGGTAGaaattctgtttctttctgaACCAACGGAACTCTGCTTTGATCATTATCTCCTCTCGACCAAAAGACGACAAATTGAAGAAGTGAAACCTTTCTCCAGCACGACCTGCAACAAGGGAAGACACCAAACTTACATGTTAAACCAACGTTTTAAAAGACTCAAAATACGGATTTTACGCGTGCGTAACTGTGCGTAATACCGAGCTTGGATAACTTCAACGCATGTTTGTCACAAGTTCCCAGTGAACGCATTTTTCAAAAGGTTTGTACGGTATCAATATTAATTTCTCACAAAACGCTGCAGCTGGTGAGTAAGTGTGAATCGGGTCGTTTTGTTCACCTTTATCCTCGAAACTCCGAACTGTGTCTCCATCCAAAATCTCCTTTTGGCTTTTCGGCGTCCCGGCGGACGCTGACACTTCGTTGAACAGATCCAGCATGAACTGCGGCGCCTTCTTGTGTGGAGCCGCCGCCGGACGTCGGGGGAACTCCTCGGCGTGGAGCAGCGCGTCCGGCGCCGCCACGTCCACAGCGCGCGGCTGCCCCGCCGGCAGCCCGTCCTTCGGGATGGCGAGCGGGTCGGCGCATCTCAGCtggagggcgaggaggaggaggaggaggaggaggcgcagagATCCTGGTGTCATTTTAGCCGAGATGGACTGAGCTGTCCACCCTTGGGAGCGTGGGTGATAAGGGCGACCCTAGTACCCTTTGATGACTGTTTTTTTCAGCCAACACTGGGAGATGATTGGGCCGTGATTGATGATGgtgggggaaaaaacacaaagaaaaggtGCGAATGTTTCGAGAGACATCTGTAAAAGACAAAGGGCAAATAAACGACTAATTTCCCCTCATTTGTTACTATAAGTTATTGGGCTTCTTCAAACAATtaacaaataaacagaaaaatttAAGATTATTGTATAAAGCCCCTTTTCATGAATCAATTTATACACAATTCTGAGCATTATGTTTAATTTGAATAAATTGCTAATAGAAACTGAATACATTCACAAATAAAGCGTTGTCCACAAACAGTAAAGAGTAGGTTTAacatactaaaatattataaaacaaaattatGTATAGTTTGTGAGAACCTAATTTTACGCATGTTTTACAGCTCGCCGACTAAAAGGAAACTTCATCCATTCTAACGTTGTGCCGCCGTCGCTCCACGTCGTGCGTCTTTGGGCCCCAGCTGTCCGTTATCAGCACGAGGCCAGTCGCGAGAGAGCAAACGAACGGACGAGGCGTGACGCAAGTGAAGCGCGTTTTCAAAAGCTGCCCGTTAACGCGCACATTTCCACAAAAACGTCGCCGGTCGTCGTgtcctttccctctctctctctccccgtgttTAGACAGTGACTCAGTGTTAACACCGAAATCAGCATCATGCTTTTAGTCATTAAGATGAATCCAGGATGATCCCCAAATCAATCAGGCCGAACAAAAGGGATCAAATTCCCAAGATCATCACGATGATCAATGGGCCAGTGTCCTCCCTATTGTTAATCCAATTCATGGCGACTACACAGGGATGATGATCCCCTC of Betta splendens chromosome 19, fBetSpl5.4, whole genome shotgun sequence contains these proteins:
- the LOC114846038 gene encoding cardiac-enriched FHL2-interacting protein, producing the protein MTCVEKRHLSHRTGSMLHHRFPNGFADMLMDETDREVSTLTDRAFRSLCVGDDAVYNDEFFYGYSPFSCHKPLVGEAPKKTHHKDCKKQGPSKSNKHDTQQWRQQRDESLSHMSSFLKALSVTEESCEGLLNKNGGMTDSNGESWDKSALRSIQKELSDFSNYHTDEHCKSHHLLHFGNGASKKAGKDAGLPSGKSSKVKNGRSTVKLKKLNIKNFFLHSELSPFQTWKDFNRFPFGPQETSILPINNIPKWYDLPFYRELTEAHAKDVQLEEAQSCQKAEPPPPTAPKPVPPPPPPKVLPKSSASLAEKRCSSDGVDGNTAPWRSNRSRAKSAVQISQPGKPSQDNASEGVDGESLLSASTEYKSVEVKAIEEVSSLASTPFSICQLMTPVIPSRQPTETSEILLSSALDLPLRPHSEAKVAPEPPVKRDSYKSLAFSILFNLKDNRKRVKSRYSPRKFKTSELPVGGSQSPQSDYVGNTQPGSEGNASGLSTPAVSRDEQPFCSPAIEPTSPSAVGLPKPEADRPLSDDYLLSNLLLSKKEGVGTDSCGEENPISSLIHSKKNKSPLSKKQNYPSLNLYRKASPVDNAMKYLQVPQSTGAPEHIDQPQETNGLSPLRRNKERSPKLLPTNTELSPNALDVNKDHPTVIFPHATEKERLSTNSSAGKSAPEVADKSDQLMKDKKESGLQPMSKGKDTSGQKAITMDVIRAAREAINAEKSKALSVTLSDISNKSDIEEEREKETDMVGCEEFSSRRESNVKKDPPPVPKRNFSKSDIYHVLDQQATRSITSPSKSELSAKESESLLKQDKLKRVFSAKQNNYIKHQRYAVGDDEQVKDCVEDDLNVSVRREMDEDMALAREKDESENLINDLLASRELERARLGEKTKHKLGGANANEEAKVKNNLISRELRNIKKGMLAMRGNTLAKKELFAKKEKELVKPEAFTKLDSNVIVNKALINDNYDKAKMALEEIIAERQKRKKITDHDVNTVNEKNASDECYTTKVQQSKDAMKPMTEGNDTLSEHTLALKEKDLKERLEDLRDYNHMRQILAQTEPVFGESHRWGGRIALPGMKKTDSKEPTALLQAQDSLTNTPSLESEGTHSGQVSRQVSEENGRFWGLTQVAGGQMLLVFLQETKKEAVEDVEALPRRQTACKNQYMRTAWKTVRKA
- the LOC114846039 gene encoding bone morphogenetic protein 2-like, with translation MTPGSLRLLLLLLLLALQLRCADPLAIPKDGLPAGQPRAVDVAAPDALLHAEEFPRRPAAAPHKKAPQFMLDLFNEVSASAGTPKSQKEILDGDTVRSFEDKGRAGERFHFFNLSSFGREEIMIKAEFRWFRKKQNFYLGKLHGPHFYKVDLYEVIDSQVKPWRGNLITSRLVPLYTQGWEVFNVTQMVSKWIRNSQENNGVLVVTTLPSMMEHVRSPPKQSRELMKANSYLVIFSDDGRTGASNQTYLGQAPPAAAAPELQDHRIKRRHASPGSPPRGATLPCQRVPLFVDFEDIGWSGWIISPRGYNAFHCRGSCPFPLGESLRATNHATVRSIMHALRLFHEDVGAPCCVPDRLQSISLLYFDDEENVVLKQYDDMVALSCGCH